Proteins from one Staphylococcus sp. IVB6214 genomic window:
- a CDS encoding YppE family protein → MAKTIWQQLLNDMSVIESKYILAREGQTFDFQTDVVPFTSIVDTHIHTMHETTNQFLIQRNRIESLMQTLSVACHDKRTSKQQFYNQVKTVKHDLLTIERQVGNQHV, encoded by the coding sequence ATGGCAAAAACAATTTGGCAGCAACTCCTCAACGATATGTCTGTCATTGAATCCAAATATATACTTGCACGCGAGGGACAGACTTTTGACTTCCAAACAGATGTCGTCCCATTCACTTCAATAGTAGATACGCATATCCATACAATGCACGAAACAACCAATCAATTTTTAATACAACGAAATCGAATCGAATCATTAATGCAAACGCTCTCAGTTGCTTGTCATGATAAACGTACGAGTAAGCAACAATTTTATAATCAAGTAAAAACAGTAAAACATGATTTGCTAACGATAGAGCGTCAGGTAGGGAATCAACATGTATAA
- a CDS encoding transglycosylase domain-containing protein, translated as MTEKKAASNGSKKKSGQKKNKNIKRTLIKVISFLVLAFVILALVGVLLFAYYAWKAPAFNEAKLQDPSPAKIYDQNDNLVKTLDNGARREHVDLKDVPDQMKDAVLATEDNRFYDHGALDYKRLFGAVIKNVTGGFGSQGASTLTQQVVKRTFLTDQKSIERKAQEAYLSYRLEQEYSKDEIFQMYLNKIYYSDGVYGVKAAAKYYFDKDLKDLNLAESAYLAGLPQVPNTYNIYDYPEEAEKRKDTVLYLMNYHNRISDKEMKEAQDTSITENLVDRSAEDREIKPDDSSQQYDSYINFVKQELMSNDEFKGRNLSDILNSGIKIYTYMDKDVQTALQSRVDNGGYYKNDEQQVGASIVDSESGSLTAISGGRNYKDVVQRNQATDVHPTGSSLKPFLAYAPAIDNLQWATNHSLQDESVYYIDGGAFRNYDQRSHGVVTIYDALRQSFNIPALKTWQTVKEQAGNSAPTDFAAKVGLEYENPNIGPSEVLGGSSSEFSPVQLASAYASFANGGTYNKAHSIKKVVEPNGNTIEFEHTSHQAMNDYTAYMITQILEGTFDTYGSAYGNGISGVNVAAKTGTGTYGDETYAQYSLPSSAAKDVWISGYSPRYTMSVWMGFGKVKEYGENSFVGSSEQKLPQYLFRDVMGDINPQDGKDFNRPASVGGSGRSLYVAQAPDGNTTSNFTESSGGTNSNSNNKQSNQNSNNANNQQQGNNNGGFLRNFLNN; from the coding sequence ATGACGGAAAAGAAAGCGGCTTCTAATGGTTCTAAAAAGAAGTCCGGTCAAAAAAAGAATAAAAATATTAAGCGTACATTGATAAAAGTGATCAGTTTCCTTGTTTTAGCTTTTGTTATTTTGGCTTTAGTAGGTGTCCTTCTCTTTGCATATTATGCGTGGAAAGCACCTGCCTTTAATGAAGCGAAATTACAAGACCCAAGTCCAGCTAAAATATATGATCAGAATGATAATCTTGTTAAAACGCTTGATAATGGTGCGAGACGCGAACATGTTGATCTAAAAGATGTTCCAGATCAAATGAAGGACGCTGTACTTGCTACTGAAGACAATCGTTTCTACGATCACGGTGCATTAGACTATAAACGTCTATTTGGTGCAGTGATCAAAAATGTTACCGGTGGATTCGGTTCACAAGGTGCATCTACGTTAACACAACAAGTTGTTAAACGTACATTTTTAACAGATCAAAAGTCAATTGAACGTAAGGCACAAGAAGCATATCTTTCATATCGCCTTGAGCAAGAGTACTCTAAGGATGAAATCTTCCAAATGTACTTGAACAAGATTTATTACTCAGATGGTGTATACGGTGTGAAAGCAGCAGCTAAATACTACTTTGATAAAGATTTGAAAGATCTGAATTTAGCTGAGTCAGCATATCTTGCTGGTCTTCCTCAAGTACCAAACACTTATAATATTTATGATTATCCTGAGGAAGCAGAGAAGCGTAAGGATACAGTGCTTTATTTAATGAATTATCACAATCGTATTAGTGATAAAGAAATGAAAGAAGCACAAGATACTTCGATTACGGAGAATTTGGTTGATCGATCTGCAGAAGACCGTGAAATCAAGCCGGATGACAGTTCACAACAATATGATTCATATATCAACTTTGTGAAACAAGAATTGATGAGTAACGATGAATTCAAAGGCCGTAACCTATCTGATATTTTAAACAGTGGTATCAAGATTTACACGTACATGGATAAAGATGTTCAGACAGCGCTCCAAAGCCGTGTTGACAATGGTGGTTACTACAAAAATGATGAGCAACAAGTTGGTGCATCAATTGTTGACAGTGAATCAGGTTCATTAACGGCAATATCTGGTGGACGTAACTACAAAGATGTCGTTCAACGTAACCAAGCAACGGATGTTCATCCGACAGGTTCATCATTGAAACCATTCCTAGCGTATGCACCGGCAATTGACAACTTGCAATGGGCAACGAATCATTCATTACAAGATGAATCTGTTTATTATATAGACGGTGGTGCCTTCCGCAACTATGACCAAAGAAGTCATGGTGTTGTAACAATCTATGATGCATTACGACAAAGTTTTAACATCCCAGCATTGAAAACTTGGCAAACTGTGAAGGAACAAGCGGGTAACAGTGCTCCAACAGATTTTGCTGCAAAAGTTGGTTTAGAATATGAGAATCCGAATATCGGTCCATCAGAAGTATTGGGTGGTTCATCTTCAGAATTCTCCCCTGTACAATTAGCTTCAGCATATGCATCATTTGCGAATGGCGGTACTTATAACAAAGCGCATTCAATTAAAAAAGTTGTAGAACCGAATGGCAATACGATTGAGTTCGAACATACGAGTCATCAAGCAATGAATGATTACACTGCTTATATGATTACGCAGATTTTAGAAGGTACATTTGATACGTATGGTTCAGCTTATGGTAATGGGATTTCTGGTGTAAATGTAGCAGCTAAGACAGGTACAGGTACGTATGGAGATGAAACTTATGCACAATACAGTCTTCCTAGCTCAGCAGCTAAAGACGTATGGATTTCTGGATACTCACCACGCTATACAATGTCTGTATGGATGGGCTTCGGAAAAGTTAAAGAATATGGTGAAAACTCATTCGTAGGAAGCTCAGAACAAAAATTACCACAGTATTTATTTAGAGATGTGATGGGTGATATCAATCCACAAGATGGTAAAGACTTTAACCGCCCTGCTTCAGTTGGTGGTAGTGGTCGTAGCCTATATGTTGCACAAGCACCAGATGGTAATACGACAAGTAACTTCACTGAATCTAGTGGTGGTACTAATAGCAACTCTAATAACAAACAAAGTAATCAAAACTCAAATAACGCCAACAATCAGCAACAAGGTAATAATAACGGTGGATTTTTGAGAAATTTCCTTAACAACTAA
- the recU gene encoding Holliday junction resolvase RecU codes for MNYPNGKPFRQNKTQVGSQNTPQSRTIKYGGRGMSLEKDIEHSNKHYLNTRVAVIHKKPTPVQIVHVDYPKRSQAVIKEAYFRTPSTTDYNGVYQGRHIDFEAKETKNKTSFPLQNIHDHQIEHMREVDRHGGIAFLLIRFKGRDETYLLSFKALIVFWQRYLDNVKKSISVEEVQKNGYYIPYQYQPRLDYLKAVDKLILDESEDRV; via the coding sequence ATGAATTATCCCAATGGTAAGCCTTTTAGACAAAATAAGACTCAAGTCGGAAGTCAAAACACACCACAATCGCGTACGATAAAATATGGTGGACGTGGCATGTCTTTGGAAAAAGATATCGAACACTCTAACAAGCATTATTTGAATACACGTGTGGCGGTTATTCATAAAAAGCCAACACCCGTTCAAATCGTACATGTTGACTATCCGAAACGAAGTCAAGCAGTCATCAAAGAGGCTTACTTTAGAACGCCTTCAACGACGGATTACAATGGTGTGTATCAAGGTCGTCATATCGATTTTGAAGCGAAAGAGACAAAGAATAAAACATCATTTCCATTACAAAATATTCACGACCATCAGATTGAACATATGCGTGAAGTTGATCGACATGGTGGCATTGCATTTTTGCTCATTCGTTTTAAAGGACGAGATGAAACCTATTTGTTATCATTTAAAGCACTCATTGTATTTTGGCAACGTTATTTAGATAATGTCAAAAAGTCAATTTCTGTTGAAGAAGTGCAAAAAAATGGTTACTATATTCCCTATCAGTATCAACCGAGATTGGATTATCTTAAAGCAGTTGATAAGTTGATATTAGATGAAAGTGAGGACCGCGTATGA
- a CDS encoding DUF1273 domain-containing protein, producing the protein MYKSIYVTGYKPYELNIFKEDAKEVSYLKAFIKHKLVGYLEEGLEWVLIQGQLGIELWTADCVIELKESYPELKLGIIPPFQNHTEKWREQQQSMYQAIASKADYVNTVFHSGYAGPHQFQAAYQFMLDHTEMTMLIYDDEREASPKYFKSKLVDFMAQTNYTCDVVTFDEITSFIDDLQWSNEI; encoded by the coding sequence ATGTATAAATCTATTTATGTGACTGGATATAAACCTTATGAATTAAATATCTTTAAAGAAGATGCAAAAGAAGTGTCTTATTTAAAAGCTTTTATCAAACATAAGTTAGTCGGCTATCTTGAAGAAGGACTAGAATGGGTACTGATTCAAGGTCAATTGGGTATTGAGTTGTGGACTGCAGACTGTGTGATTGAACTTAAAGAAAGCTACCCTGAACTCAAACTGGGCATTATTCCACCCTTTCAAAACCATACCGAAAAATGGCGTGAGCAACAACAATCCATGTATCAAGCAATCGCATCTAAAGCTGATTATGTAAATACAGTATTTCACAGTGGGTACGCAGGCCCACATCAATTTCAAGCTGCGTATCAATTTATGCTAGATCACACAGAAATGACAATGTTAATTTATGATGATGAACGAGAAGCCAGCCCTAAGTATTTCAAAAGTAAGCTGGTTGATTTTATGGCACAAACAAACTATACTTGTGATGTTGTGACATTTGACGAAATCACAAGTTTTATCGATGATTTACAGTGGTCAAATGAAATATGA
- a CDS encoding class I SAM-dependent RNA methyltransferase — translation MFQLLAVCPMGLEAIVAKEVQELGYDTRVENGRIYFNGDAEAIVKANLWLRTADRVKLIVGQFKATTFDELFEKTKALPWHEIIPADGQFPVQGRSLKSVLHSVPDVQAITKKAIVEKLKSEHAVSGWLDESGAKFPVEVNILKDNVLLTIDTSGSGLNKRGYRLAQGEAPIKETLAASLVKLANWTGDTPLIDPFCGSGTIAIEACLIAQNIAPGFNRSFVSEKWPIIPAGLFDQLRAEADAQADYDKDIQIYASDIDPEMIDIARRNADEVGVGDIIQFAVKDVNTLTIDHKGPIGLIGNPPYGERIGERDEVEEMYRYLGTLLQQNPQLSMYIMTSSKEFEYLVNRKATKRRKLFNGYIETTYYQYWANK, via the coding sequence ATGTTTCAATTATTAGCAGTATGTCCAATGGGCTTAGAGGCCATTGTAGCAAAAGAAGTGCAAGAGTTAGGCTATGACACACGAGTTGAAAATGGACGTATCTATTTCAATGGCGATGCAGAAGCGATTGTAAAAGCCAATTTATGGTTGCGTACTGCAGACCGTGTAAAACTCATCGTAGGACAATTTAAAGCAACGACTTTTGATGAATTATTCGAAAAAACTAAAGCATTACCATGGCATGAAATAATCCCAGCTGATGGACAGTTCCCAGTTCAAGGTCGCAGTCTAAAATCTGTCTTACACAGTGTTCCAGATGTTCAAGCAATTACTAAAAAAGCAATTGTTGAAAAATTAAAGTCTGAACACGCTGTTTCAGGCTGGTTAGACGAATCTGGGGCAAAATTTCCGGTTGAAGTTAATATTTTAAAAGATAATGTATTATTAACAATTGACACATCTGGTTCTGGTTTAAACAAGCGTGGCTATCGTTTAGCGCAAGGGGAAGCGCCAATCAAAGAAACATTAGCTGCAAGTTTAGTGAAGCTAGCAAATTGGACTGGAGACACGCCACTTATCGATCCTTTCTGTGGTTCCGGAACGATTGCTATTGAAGCTTGTCTTATCGCACAAAACATTGCTCCGGGATTCAACCGTTCATTCGTATCAGAAAAATGGCCAATCATTCCAGCTGGCTTATTCGATCAACTTCGTGCAGAAGCAGACGCACAAGCTGATTACGATAAAGACATTCAAATCTATGCATCTGATATCGATCCAGAAATGATTGACATTGCACGTCGAAATGCAGATGAAGTAGGTGTTGGTGATATCATTCAATTTGCAGTTAAAGATGTCAATACTTTAACTATTGATCATAAAGGACCTATTGGCTTAATTGGTAATCCACCATATGGAGAGCGTATTGGGGAAAGAGATGAAGTTGAAGAAATGTATCGTTATTTAGGAACATTACTTCAACAAAATCCACAATTGTCAATGTATATTATGACAAGTAGCAAGGAATTTGAATATCTTGTTAATCGTAAAGCAACGAAGAGACGTAAACTATTCAATGGTTATATCGAAACAACATATTATCAATATTGGGCAAATAAATAG
- the gpsB gene encoding cell division regulator GpsB: MSDVSLKLSAKDIYEKDFEKTVVRGYRPEEVDAFLDDIIVDYQKMAELNNEVIKLSEENQKLKKEIEDLRLRVASGRSQESKSFSSQSMQNSNADILKRISNLEKAVFGK, from the coding sequence ATGTCAGATGTTTCGTTAAAATTATCAGCAAAAGATATTTATGAAAAAGATTTTGAAAAAACCGTTGTTCGTGGCTACCGTCCTGAAGAAGTGGATGCGTTTTTAGATGATATTATTGTTGATTATCAAAAGATGGCAGAGTTAAATAATGAAGTCATTAAACTATCAGAAGAGAATCAAAAACTCAAAAAAGAGATTGAAGATTTACGACTTCGTGTCGCATCCGGACGTTCTCAAGAAAGCAAATCATTTTCAAGTCAAAGCATGCAGAACAGCAATGCCGATATTTTGAAACGTATTTCTAACTTAGAAAAGGCTGTCTTTGGCAAATAA
- the rarD gene encoding EamA family transporter RarD has protein sequence MNDEASFKHGILFALSAYIMWGILPLYWALIEGVSATEILMYRIVLSLIFMIILVPITKQTTQLKADFHQFIKTPRKLLIIIVAGYVVTLNWGTFIYAINEGYVLQTSLGYYINPLVSILLAMLFFKERFNRLEWCAILFASIGVLYMTFKVGEFPFISLVLAFTFGIYGLLKKLVPMSAVSSITIESIATAPMAIIYLTIIGQSHGLSIGMNSSTFWLLFSGAVTAVPLLAFSAAAIRIPLSLIGFIQYIGPTLIFLNGVFIFKEPFNTDQFITFCFIWFGIFIYVLSQIFKMRRKPKPIQYHE, from the coding sequence ATGAACGATGAAGCGTCATTTAAACATGGAATTTTATTCGCATTGAGTGCGTATATTATGTGGGGAATTCTCCCTTTATATTGGGCACTCATAGAAGGTGTAAGTGCAACTGAGATATTGATGTATCGTATCGTATTATCACTCATATTCATGATAATTCTCGTACCTATCACGAAACAAACAACGCAACTCAAAGCTGATTTTCACCAGTTTATCAAAACACCTAGAAAGCTGTTGATTATTATCGTGGCAGGGTATGTTGTTACACTCAACTGGGGAACTTTCATCTATGCAATCAATGAAGGGTATGTTCTCCAAACTAGTTTAGGGTATTACATCAATCCATTAGTCAGTATCCTTTTAGCCATGCTCTTTTTCAAGGAACGATTTAATAGACTTGAATGGTGCGCTATTCTGTTCGCATCAATAGGCGTTCTCTATATGACATTCAAAGTTGGAGAATTTCCATTCATTTCACTCGTCCTTGCATTTACATTCGGTATCTATGGTTTATTGAAAAAACTTGTACCGATGAGTGCTGTTAGTAGCATTACGATTGAATCTATTGCAACAGCTCCGATGGCAATCATATATCTCACAATCATTGGTCAGTCTCACGGACTCAGTATCGGAATGAATAGTTCGACGTTTTGGCTTTTATTTTCAGGTGCGGTGACTGCAGTACCGCTTCTTGCATTCTCTGCAGCTGCAATACGCATTCCTTTGTCACTCATTGGATTCATTCAATATATCGGTCCAACATTAATTTTTCTAAATGGGGTCTTCATATTTAAAGAACCATTTAATACTGATCAATTCATAACATTTTGTTTTATATGGTTTGGGATTTTCATATATGTTTTATCTCAAATTTTTAAAATGAGACGTAAACCAAAACCCATTCAATATCATGAATAA
- a CDS encoding dynamin family protein, which yields MNNMEQLDILYKLKKEVEKSDNTTFVHTINQVIKKVYLNHYTMTFVGHFSAGKSTIINNLIGQDILPSSPVPTTSNTALVTVSDTPGITANIEGERYTELSSYDDVKQMNKENYNVESIDIRFLSDDYQYGFTFQDTPGVDSNVQSHSHSTERFLYTSNMVFYTVDYNHVQSALNFQFMKQLNQAGIPVTFVINQIDKHHDTELSFDEFKARVSKSLTEWDIKLEEIFYITKFDHPENQFAAFKAYMHQQDNQREPLADYVERMVTFIQNHQSQYLSEQMNDCLDALNIEAEAFNATYEQHLQEQSVHNEAQLINNPDTLRHHLEQQRKNIIDNAYIMSHEMREHIRYYLESMTKNFSVGGLFNKRKKIEQAREERLKTLMSELQTQVTQEIVKPMQSDMVFLTRFIDNSALNDRILNQTLKIPTSLVTDLYQTQVQISNQYVLTFSEALMKQIGQYVLKESKPLDDEIISNVQVELHDDATDDETDVYERYRTLQALKTSLDTKNYQHYYIHLDDSLDKLIDRTHMTYTPAQPSDGAKDAVSKQSTTTTDRQQSQRNQIDNALTTLSELTLYDTQVHNMRQTLDRLDHQVIKIGVFGTFSAGKSSLINALLGDQYLVSSPNPTTAATTEISYGSQNTVTFKTKEMLLDELNDVVEAVDYHFDSIQAFLSQDLSDLKGRIDKNKLAFIEAIEKNYSFYESLIADGYELAIPQEELRKWSAEDEYATFVRTVHLQLEHDWLKDKIIVDSLGLYSNNQRHTNETEKILATADLILYVSYFNHAFTDNDKAFIEHMKEMNQLIENQAFKMVINATDLAETPEDLAAVHHYTQDALAQVGMHCDIFDVSSREALSHGDVGIEKLQAAIQTFVNVESKQVLEKQIFHQLEAITSSLDAMLQDVENNALQIKQNHAYLKRFETTPVFPKQMIQGLQTQYRSELEDQIYYLNERLNIQLLDHVKTVFNTQMTDTDDFKTAKRHASKTYLDQIHQKLYLEQTLLVNRMKKHFETQFAHQLAPIVTEMAQHHVIVQPDTHITVESIEKPYLQLDLSSFVSALPKQLTKKSILQPKQQQKVQSEIKNLTVKQLQIHLNELHTALNTYADVLTTQVQEKLKNLENDAQQEIQKLLAFEMDASQHEALQKALLQLKKILN from the coding sequence ATGAACAATATGGAACAATTAGACATACTCTATAAGCTAAAAAAAGAAGTCGAAAAATCAGATAATACGACTTTTGTACATACGATTAACCAAGTGATTAAAAAAGTTTATCTGAATCATTATACAATGACTTTCGTTGGTCATTTTTCAGCTGGGAAATCAACGATTATCAACAACTTGATTGGACAAGATATTTTACCAAGCTCTCCTGTCCCAACAACAAGTAATACAGCCCTAGTGACCGTTTCAGACACACCGGGAATCACTGCAAATATTGAAGGTGAACGATATACCGAACTATCTTCTTATGATGATGTTAAACAAATGAATAAAGAAAACTACAATGTGGAATCTATCGATATCCGTTTCCTATCTGATGACTATCAATATGGATTTACATTCCAAGATACACCAGGTGTCGACTCAAATGTCCAATCGCACAGTCATAGCACTGAACGCTTTTTATACACGAGCAATATGGTATTCTACACTGTTGACTATAACCATGTACAATCAGCGTTGAATTTCCAATTTATGAAACAGTTGAATCAAGCAGGGATACCTGTGACCTTTGTCATCAACCAAATTGACAAACATCATGATACAGAGTTGTCATTTGATGAATTTAAGGCACGTGTTTCAAAATCATTGACGGAGTGGGATATCAAACTTGAAGAAATTTTCTATATTACAAAATTTGATCACCCTGAAAATCAATTTGCAGCATTCAAAGCATATATGCATCAACAAGACAACCAACGTGAACCACTAGCTGACTATGTCGAACGCATGGTGACATTTATTCAAAATCACCAGTCTCAATATTTATCTGAACAAATGAATGACTGCTTAGACGCATTAAATATAGAAGCTGAGGCATTTAACGCTACTTACGAACAACATTTACAAGAACAATCCGTTCATAATGAAGCACAACTCATAAACAATCCTGATACATTGCGTCATCATCTTGAACAACAGCGCAAAAATATCATTGATAACGCCTATATCATGTCTCATGAAATGCGTGAACATATTCGATATTATTTGGAGAGTATGACGAAAAACTTCTCAGTAGGTGGATTGTTTAACAAACGCAAAAAAATAGAACAAGCAAGAGAAGAACGTCTCAAGACACTAATGTCTGAGTTACAAACACAAGTCACACAAGAGATTGTCAAACCAATGCAATCCGACATGGTCTTTTTGACACGTTTCATTGATAATAGCGCGCTCAATGACCGTATTCTTAATCAAACACTTAAGATTCCAACATCCTTGGTCACTGATTTATATCAAACACAAGTACAAATCAGTAATCAATATGTTTTGACGTTCTCTGAAGCACTTATGAAACAAATCGGTCAATATGTTCTTAAAGAATCGAAGCCACTCGATGATGAGATTATTTCGAATGTACAAGTTGAACTTCATGATGATGCCACAGATGACGAGACAGATGTATACGAACGTTATCGTACACTCCAAGCGTTGAAGACATCACTTGATACTAAAAACTATCAACATTACTACATACATTTGGATGACTCTCTCGACAAATTGATTGATCGGACACATATGACTTACACACCTGCACAACCTTCAGATGGCGCAAAAGATGCAGTGTCTAAACAATCAACTACAACAACTGATCGTCAACAGTCACAACGCAATCAGATTGATAATGCATTGACTACATTGTCTGAACTCACACTATATGACACACAAGTACATAACATGCGTCAGACATTAGATCGTCTTGATCATCAAGTCATTAAAATCGGTGTGTTCGGTACATTCAGCGCAGGTAAGAGTAGTTTGATTAACGCACTACTCGGTGATCAATATTTGGTAAGTTCTCCAAATCCAACGACAGCCGCTACAACTGAAATTTCTTATGGCAGTCAAAATACCGTTACTTTTAAAACAAAAGAGATGTTACTCGATGAACTAAATGATGTTGTAGAAGCTGTTGATTATCATTTCGATTCGATTCAAGCATTCTTATCACAAGATTTAAGTGATCTTAAAGGGCGCATTGATAAAAATAAATTAGCTTTTATAGAAGCAATTGAAAAAAATTATTCATTTTATGAGTCGCTTATTGCAGATGGTTATGAATTAGCCATCCCACAAGAAGAGCTGAGAAAATGGAGTGCTGAAGATGAATACGCAACGTTTGTTAGAACTGTTCACTTACAACTCGAACATGACTGGCTAAAAGACAAAATTATCGTCGATTCATTAGGTCTTTACTCAAACAATCAACGTCATACGAATGAAACTGAAAAAATTCTAGCAACTGCTGACTTGATTTTATATGTTAGCTATTTCAACCATGCGTTTACTGACAATGACAAAGCATTCATCGAGCATATGAAAGAGATGAATCAACTCATTGAAAATCAAGCTTTTAAAATGGTCATCAATGCGACAGACCTTGCTGAAACACCAGAAGATTTGGCAGCAGTTCATCATTATACACAAGATGCACTTGCTCAAGTTGGTATGCACTGTGATATTTTTGATGTTTCAAGTCGAGAAGCTTTGAGTCATGGTGATGTAGGTATTGAAAAACTGCAAGCTGCTATCCAAACATTTGTTAATGTTGAATCAAAACAAGTACTTGAAAAACAAATTTTCCATCAACTAGAAGCAATCACTAGTTCTCTAGACGCGATGCTTCAAGACGTAGAAAATAATGCATTGCAAATAAAACAAAATCATGCATACTTGAAACGTTTTGAAACAACACCCGTATTTCCAAAACAAATGATTCAAGGATTACAAACACAATATCGCAGTGAACTAGAAGATCAAATATACTATTTAAATGAACGATTAAATATTCAGTTATTAGACCATGTCAAAACTGTATTTAATACACAAATGACAGATACTGATGATTTTAAAACAGCAAAACGCCATGCTTCTAAAACATATCTTGATCAAATCCATCAAAAATTGTATTTAGAGCAAACATTACTTGTTAATCGCATGAAAAAACATTTCGAAACACAGTTTGCACATCAATTGGCACCTATCGTTACAGAAATGGCACAGCATCATGTGATTGTACAACCAGATACACACATCACAGTAGAAAGCATTGAAAAACCATACTTACAATTAGATTTATCATCATTTGTTTCAGCATTACCAAAACAATTAACGAAAAAAAGCATCTTGCAACCTAAACAACAACAAAAAGTGCAATCAGAGATTAAAAATTTAACTGTTAAACAACTCCAAATACATCTAAACGAATTACACACAGCTCTAAATACCTATGCAGATGTATTAACAACACAAGTTCAAGAAAAACTTAAAAATCTTGAAAATGATGCACAACAAGAAATTCAAAAATTGTTAGCATTTGAAATGGATGCATCACAGCATGAAGCATTACAAAAAGCATTACTACAACTTAAAAAAATATTGAATTAA
- a CDS encoding 5'-3' exonuclease, whose product MNKRTLLIDGMALLFRHFYATSVHKNYMITSNGLPTNGTQGFVRHVMRAIHDIEPTHVAICWDMGKSTFRNELFAGYKQNRPEPPEALIPQFSHVQYISEELGFFNIGLPNYEADDVIGTLATQTANTENNNVFVITGDRDLLQCSADNIHIWLVKKGFTEYAKFDAHAFHEHYGLAPKQLIDVKAFMGDSADGYPGVKGIGEKTAIKLIQQYGTVENVIANIESLTAGQQKKIHADIDNLMASKQLAEIICDAPIETHDLWQRMTYTPDYARIINVCEEHELRVARKYIESL is encoded by the coding sequence ATGAATAAACGTACATTATTGATTGATGGCATGGCACTGTTATTCCGACATTTTTATGCTACAAGCGTCCATAAGAATTATATGATTACATCTAATGGGCTCCCGACAAATGGCACACAAGGATTTGTGAGACATGTGATGCGTGCCATTCACGACATTGAACCTACACACGTTGCGATATGCTGGGATATGGGGAAGTCGACATTTCGTAATGAACTGTTTGCTGGTTATAAACAAAATCGACCAGAACCACCTGAAGCGTTAATACCGCAATTTTCACACGTACAATATATTTCTGAAGAACTGGGATTCTTTAATATTGGCTTACCCAACTACGAAGCTGATGATGTGATTGGTACTTTAGCGACGCAAACGGCAAATACAGAAAATAACAATGTTTTCGTCATTACAGGTGATCGAGATTTACTACAATGTTCAGCTGATAATATCCATATTTGGCTCGTAAAAAAAGGATTCACAGAATATGCAAAATTTGATGCACATGCCTTCCATGAACATTACGGTCTTGCACCAAAACAATTGATTGATGTCAAAGCATTCATGGGTGACAGCGCGGATGGTTATCCCGGGGTAAAAGGAATTGGTGAAAAAACAGCAATCAAGCTTATCCAACAATACGGTACCGTTGAAAACGTCATCGCCAATATCGAATCACTCACAGCTGGTCAGCAGAAAAAGATACATGCCGATATAGACAACTTAATGGCTTCGAAGCAATTAGCTGAAATCATCTGTGATGCACCAATTGAAACACATGATCTTTGGCAACGAATGACCTACACACCCGACTATGCACGCATTATAAATGTTTGCGAAGAACATGAACTACGTGTTGCAAGAAAATACATTGAATCATTATAA
- a CDS encoding YpoC family protein, giving the protein MTILTNMSEIERQLDILAQSRIVGKPESIAPLDQYYELLITYFCHINDIQHIGDKAYELLPIVPFNFEERLSYIQERKHHYMGYQQMKTLKSELVKMNAAYRAKHN; this is encoded by the coding sequence ATGACGATACTTACCAACATGTCTGAAATCGAAAGACAACTTGATATATTAGCACAATCACGAATAGTCGGTAAACCTGAAAGTATTGCGCCATTAGATCAATATTATGAGTTATTAATCACTTATTTTTGTCACATTAACGATATACAGCATATAGGTGATAAAGCTTATGAATTACTCCCTATCGTTCCATTTAACTTCGAAGAGCGTCTCAGTTATATCCAAGAGCGTAAACATCACTATATGGGATATCAACAAATGAAAACTTTAAAGTCTGAGCTGGTAAAAATGAATGCAGCTTATCGTGCAAAGCATAACTGA